From Algoriphagus sp. NG3, the proteins below share one genomic window:
- a CDS encoding FecR family protein, producing MTFHHPDYQKFSVEDFTFDPFFKEWVLYPTPEHDEFWMRWLESNPEKTPFVDDARELVLSLEYSREELSPSELQDVWSQIQEEVDLPQKPFEIFRTEKRSWKLAAGILAVLFSVATGYWLMLPRQVEFVTDYGETLDITLPDSSTVKLNSNSRLTYSDNWEEQTVREITIEGEAFFSVVHKVDHQPFRVLSSKGVTIEVLGTEFNVYNRAEETEVILNSGLVTLSFPVEEKEGKIVMEPGDLVKFKNSQFQREKVNTSLYTSWKDNILNLEHTSLADMVKMAKDNYGVVIEVQNRDALHLTASGSMPLTDVDSFLHQIALIFNVELTKENNEYLIK from the coding sequence GTGACTTTTCATCATCCCGATTACCAAAAATTTTCCGTAGAGGACTTTACTTTCGATCCTTTTTTCAAGGAATGGGTACTTTATCCAACACCCGAACATGACGAGTTTTGGATGAGATGGTTGGAATCCAATCCTGAAAAAACACCATTTGTGGACGACGCCAGGGAATTGGTCTTGTCATTGGAATACTCCAGGGAAGAATTGTCCCCGTCGGAATTGCAGGATGTTTGGAGTCAGATTCAAGAGGAAGTGGATTTGCCACAAAAACCCTTTGAGATTTTTAGGACGGAAAAGCGCAGTTGGAAATTGGCGGCGGGAATACTGGCAGTCTTATTTTCTGTCGCTACGGGTTATTGGCTAATGCTTCCGAGACAAGTAGAGTTTGTGACCGATTACGGGGAAACACTCGATATCACACTTCCTGATAGCTCCACGGTCAAACTCAATTCTAATTCCAGACTTACTTACTCTGACAACTGGGAAGAACAGACCGTTCGGGAGATCACAATTGAGGGGGAGGCATTTTTCAGTGTGGTACACAAAGTAGATCATCAGCCATTTCGCGTACTGAGCTCCAAGGGGGTGACAATCGAGGTGCTAGGGACTGAATTCAATGTGTATAACCGTGCAGAAGAGACTGAAGTTATACTCAATTCCGGCTTAGTCACTCTCAGCTTTCCGGTGGAAGAGAAAGAAGGCAAAATAGTAATGGAACCAGGTGATCTGGTCAAGTTTAAGAATAGCCAGTTCCAAAGAGAAAAGGTAAACACTTCACTATATACTTCATGGAAAGATAATATTCTGAACCTGGAGCATACCAGCCTGGCAGATATGGTGAAAATGGCCAAGGATAATTACGGGGTTGTCATAGAAGTTCAAAATAGAGATGCATTACACTTGACCGCTTCGGGATCCATGCCATTGACAGATGTAGATTCATTTCTCCATCAGATCGCTCTGATTTTCAATGTGGAGCTGACAAAAGAGAATAACGAGTACTTGATTAAATAA
- a CDS encoding SusC/RagA family TonB-linked outer membrane protein codes for MKKLLLFMCIGCSISFYALAQGAELIASGRTTYTAGEPSKTYDDLQKSLSRLEQDFHVSIAYQDEVVRTKKIKIKQESFKSVEKGLEVILQGTGLKYEKAAERFYIISPKKSSLNSGIAASGPIAGDTRPGGPLMSGRSNLETNRNKVQLKRIQVGGNVTDENGLGFPGVNVLLKGTSTGTVTDAQGDFLINVENENSVLVFSFVGYVDQEVVVGNRTVISVSMQVDESNLEEVVVTALGIEKSAKSLGYSTSTVKSEELTVNRTPNVMNALQGKVAGVNISSLGSGPGGTSKIRIRGQSSISGQNNPLIVVNGVPIDNTNFGSKPGNNASDSGIGVRGGGGNTSDGGDGLSSINPDDVESMTILKGAAAAALYGSRAKDGVIMITTKSKNDTKGIGVTYNLNYTNEAPLDFTDYQYEYGQGEQGVRPTTPNPTSGQWSFGEKFQPGMTQMLFDGVTVPYEPVRGIVNDFFRNGQNVTNSVTLATSTEKGGLSLSFSDLNSKGIVPNNSYNRKTINLGFGYELSPKFSFSGNFNYSFEKNTNPPNIGEQDNTIPVALYNMANSMPLDVLRDNRYDANGNEAVYSRFRNRTNPYFTLSDQFQNIKRDRIFGNVAMKYKINDWLFVQGRVGEDFWSRDQDYNNFPTGQASRAEAPEGFVNGMYTQEQRRFREINTDFLINANREFGDLRVNANFGGNHMQRRSELNSVQVTDFVVRDLYTVQNGRAKDPLYDLNERAVNSLYGSAEFSFKDKFFLTGTIRNDWFSTLSKANRSILYPSVSASWVFAENYSTSGWLNFGKIRAAYAEVGSDADVGAYSNVLFYGINNNLFGGQPVGGPTGTNLPNPNLRPMRIGEAEVGFELAMFQSRVSLDMAFYRKLTTDQIVSAQISDASGFVNTSINSGQSVNKGVEMLLTLVPMENSNFTWETTFNAAYNVTEVLSLLTDTPGERITVGTHVFNGELRQIVGMEMGQVAGFGFKRDEQGRKIFGANGLPLRTNDMVNFGSALPNWVGGVNNSFNYKGVMLSFLIDFKLGNTMLSGTNFNAVRHGLHKMTLEGREGGVVGDGVNEAGETNTVVAPVQSYWEIVRSQALVEPVIYNGGYWKLRQITLGYDFTKHLPENQPFKSVKLNFVANNVFMIKKWVDNIDPESFGYSSDNLVGMESTGLPSTRGLGFNLNVKF; via the coding sequence ATGAAAAAGCTATTACTATTCATGTGTATAGGCTGCTCGATTTCGTTCTATGCGCTGGCGCAAGGAGCGGAATTAATTGCATCCGGGCGGACTACTTACACTGCTGGAGAACCCAGCAAAACCTATGATGATTTACAAAAAAGCCTAAGTCGGTTAGAGCAGGATTTCCATGTCTCTATCGCCTACCAAGATGAGGTAGTACGTACCAAGAAAATCAAAATCAAACAAGAGTCCTTCAAGTCAGTGGAGAAAGGTCTCGAAGTGATTTTGCAAGGCACTGGATTGAAATATGAAAAGGCAGCAGAACGTTTTTACATAATTTCACCTAAAAAATCCAGTTTAAACTCCGGAATTGCCGCTTCTGGACCCATAGCAGGAGACACTAGGCCTGGCGGCCCCCTTATGTCTGGTAGATCCAATTTAGAAACAAACAGAAATAAAGTTCAGCTGAAAAGAATCCAAGTCGGAGGAAACGTGACGGATGAAAACGGTCTAGGATTTCCGGGAGTAAATGTACTGCTGAAAGGAACCTCGACAGGTACAGTTACAGATGCCCAAGGCGATTTTTTGATTAATGTGGAAAATGAAAATTCCGTGTTGGTGTTTTCTTTTGTCGGGTATGTTGATCAGGAAGTAGTGGTAGGTAATAGGACTGTCATCTCTGTGAGCATGCAAGTAGATGAGAGTAATCTGGAAGAAGTGGTGGTGACTGCACTTGGTATAGAGAAGTCGGCGAAAAGTCTAGGTTATTCTACGTCCACGGTCAAGTCAGAAGAGCTTACTGTCAATAGGACTCCCAACGTGATGAATGCCCTTCAGGGAAAAGTTGCGGGCGTGAATATTTCCTCTCTAGGATCCGGTCCTGGAGGTACCTCTAAAATCAGAATCCGTGGGCAATCCTCTATTTCAGGCCAGAACAATCCCCTGATTGTGGTGAATGGTGTCCCGATCGACAACACTAATTTTGGTTCAAAGCCGGGTAATAATGCTTCAGACAGTGGTATTGGTGTTCGCGGAGGAGGAGGCAATACTTCGGATGGAGGAGATGGACTTTCCAGTATCAACCCTGATGACGTAGAATCCATGACAATTCTGAAAGGTGCTGCTGCAGCAGCTCTATATGGTTCCCGTGCTAAGGATGGCGTCATCATGATTACCACCAAGAGTAAAAACGATACCAAAGGAATAGGTGTGACTTATAATCTTAATTATACCAATGAAGCACCGCTGGATTTTACGGATTATCAATATGAATATGGCCAGGGAGAGCAGGGCGTAAGACCTACCACTCCAAACCCTACTTCAGGACAATGGTCTTTCGGAGAGAAGTTCCAACCAGGAATGACGCAGATGCTGTTTGATGGTGTTACAGTTCCATACGAGCCTGTGAGAGGAATCGTCAATGATTTTTTCCGTAATGGACAAAATGTTACCAACTCGGTAACATTGGCTACTTCTACCGAAAAAGGAGGGCTTAGTTTATCCTTTTCAGATCTTAACAGTAAGGGAATAGTTCCTAATAACTCCTATAACAGAAAGACAATCAATCTGGGGTTTGGCTATGAGCTTTCTCCTAAATTCAGTTTCAGTGGGAATTTTAATTATTCCTTCGAAAAAAACACCAATCCGCCTAATATCGGGGAACAGGATAATACCATTCCGGTGGCTCTATATAATATGGCCAACTCCATGCCACTCGATGTGTTGCGGGACAACCGCTACGATGCCAATGGAAATGAGGCGGTCTATTCCAGGTTCAGAAACCGTACAAACCCTTATTTCACACTCTCTGATCAGTTTCAGAATATAAAACGGGATCGTATTTTCGGAAACGTGGCCATGAAGTATAAGATCAACGATTGGTTGTTTGTACAAGGTAGAGTGGGGGAGGATTTTTGGTCTAGAGACCAGGATTACAACAACTTTCCCACTGGACAAGCCTCTAGAGCGGAAGCACCTGAAGGTTTCGTGAATGGCATGTACACCCAGGAGCAGCGAAGATTTAGGGAGATTAATACAGACTTCCTTATCAATGCCAATAGAGAATTCGGGGACTTGAGGGTCAACGCCAATTTTGGTGGCAACCATATGCAGCGTAGATCTGAACTGAATAGTGTCCAAGTGACCGATTTTGTCGTCCGGGACTTATATACTGTACAAAATGGCAGAGCCAAAGATCCCCTTTACGATCTCAATGAACGGGCAGTAAATTCACTTTATGGATCTGCGGAATTTTCCTTTAAGGACAAATTCTTCCTTACAGGTACAATTAGAAATGACTGGTTCTCTACCCTGTCCAAGGCAAATAGAAGTATTTTATATCCTTCGGTATCCGCTAGCTGGGTGTTTGCGGAGAACTATTCTACCTCCGGTTGGTTGAATTTTGGTAAGATCAGGGCTGCTTATGCAGAGGTAGGTAGTGATGCGGACGTGGGGGCATATTCCAATGTGCTTTTCTATGGGATTAACAACAATCTGTTTGGCGGCCAGCCGGTAGGTGGCCCCACAGGTACCAACCTCCCCAATCCTAATCTGAGGCCTATGCGAATAGGAGAAGCTGAGGTAGGCTTCGAGTTGGCGATGTTTCAAAGTAGAGTCAGTCTGGACATGGCTTTTTACCGCAAGCTTACCACGGATCAGATCGTGAGTGCGCAGATTTCGGATGCGAGTGGATTTGTAAATACTTCCATCAATAGCGGGCAAAGCGTTAATAAAGGAGTAGAGATGCTTTTGACTTTGGTGCCTATGGAGAATAGCAATTTTACATGGGAGACCACCTTCAATGCGGCCTATAATGTGACCGAAGTACTCAGCCTGCTCACAGACACACCCGGGGAAAGGATCACTGTTGGTACTCATGTGTTCAACGGGGAATTGCGTCAGATAGTGGGAATGGAAATGGGACAGGTAGCAGGTTTTGGCTTTAAAAGAGATGAGCAAGGGCGTAAGATTTTTGGAGCTAATGGATTGCCTCTCAGGACTAATGATATGGTGAATTTCGGTAGTGCATTACCTAATTGGGTAGGCGGTGTCAACAATTCCTTTAACTATAAAGGAGTGATGTTGTCATTTTTGATTGATTTCAAACTTGGAAATACCATGCTTTCCGGTACTAATTTCAACGCTGTCCGTCATGGACTTCATAAAATGACACTGGAAGGAAGAGAAGGTGGAGTAGTGGGAGATGGCGTAAATGAAGCTGGTGAAACCAATACAGTGGTGGCACCTGTACAATCCTATTGGGAAATCGTGAGATCCCAAGCACTGGTGGAGCCGGTGATATACAATGGAGGATATTGGAAGCTACGGCAGATTACATTGGGGTATGATTTCACTAAGCATTTACCCGAAAACCAGCCATTCAAATCAGTGAAGCTGAACTTTGTGGCCAACAATGTATTCATGATCAAGAAATGGGTGGACAATATCGACCCAGAATCATTCGGTTACTCCTCAGATAATCTGGTGGGAATGGAGTCAACAGGCCTCCCTTCCACGCGAGGATTAGGTTTCAATCTGAATGTCAAATTTTAA
- a CDS encoding DegT/DnrJ/EryC1/StrS family aminotransferase — protein MKVPFLDLKRWDEELKDALKTKFNLILENGVFSGGEEVKNLEAKVSTYLNSPFAVSCANGTDALELALRALGIGPGDEVIVPAMTWVSTAEAVLIVGAVPVFWDTDENGLLASDWECAVTPGTKAVIPVHLYGKMLGMDDMIAKAKAHKLYIIEDAAQSFGAFQNGKAAGTFGDVGCLSFYPTKNLGALGEAGMCLTSSPRLAERIKMLINHGQLMRDEHQLIGRNSRIDTLQAGFLNVFLERFENHQMIRKKFAKYYLSNLSLIEQIQLPQGILEPDHNSHLFVIQIDKRDELKDFLFRQCVGTAIHYPSTLPDMSPYREAGSFMKARRLSKQGLSLPLNPWMNESEIAYVIEAIQKFFL, from the coding sequence ATGAAGGTTCCGTTTCTTGACCTTAAACGGTGGGATGAGGAGTTGAAAGACGCTCTGAAGACAAAATTCAATCTCATACTGGAAAACGGTGTTTTTTCCGGTGGGGAAGAAGTGAAGAATTTGGAGGCAAAAGTGTCCACCTACCTCAACTCCCCTTTTGCAGTTTCCTGCGCAAATGGAACAGATGCGTTGGAATTGGCACTTCGGGCGCTAGGAATTGGGCCTGGAGATGAGGTGATTGTGCCTGCTATGACATGGGTTTCTACTGCTGAAGCCGTGTTGATTGTAGGGGCCGTTCCTGTTTTTTGGGACACCGATGAAAATGGGCTTTTAGCTTCTGATTGGGAGTGTGCGGTCACGCCAGGTACGAAGGCGGTAATTCCTGTACATCTCTATGGGAAAATGTTGGGTATGGATGACATGATTGCTAAAGCCAAAGCCCACAAGCTCTATATCATCGAGGATGCAGCCCAGTCCTTTGGAGCTTTTCAAAATGGAAAAGCTGCCGGTACTTTTGGGGATGTGGGCTGTTTGAGTTTTTATCCAACAAAAAATCTAGGTGCTCTGGGTGAAGCGGGAATGTGCCTTACTTCTTCTCCGCGCCTCGCTGAACGGATTAAGATGCTGATAAATCATGGTCAATTGATGCGTGATGAACATCAATTGATCGGGAGGAATAGTAGGATAGATACACTGCAGGCGGGGTTTTTAAATGTATTCTTGGAAAGATTTGAGAATCATCAAATGATTAGGAAAAAGTTCGCCAAATATTACCTCTCCAATCTTTCTTTAATTGAGCAGATTCAATTGCCACAGGGGATTCTTGAACCAGACCATAATTCGCATCTATTTGTTATCCAGATAGATAAAAGAGATGAGTTAAAAGACTTTCTTTTCCGACAATGTGTGGGTACGGCTATACATTATCCTTCTACCTTGCCCGACATGAGCCCTTATCGGGAGGCTGGTAGCTTCATGAAGGCAAGGAGACTCAGTAAACAGGGGCTATCACTACCATTAAATCCCTGGATGAATGAAAGTGAAATAGCATATGTCATAGAAGCAATTCAGAAGTTTTTCCTTTAA
- a CDS encoding DUF819 domain-containing protein: protein MTWTQDPMYVSGMLCIVVLFSVWLSKYKGLRIIGTPILVIIITAIAANIGVMPAATSGNPIYTGVFVYLAPMGIFIALLEVDLSSLKKVGAPILLMFGLGAVGTIIGVLVAWFVVEPGSEIGSMANAVAGMYTGTYIGGSINFNAIALSFKVNEQADLYAATTVVDNLIGTPWIIASLILPKYLQRFFPRKKLIDESKELQKIKAEESLSIAGLAAILGLAFLAMAISKLVYLSFPRIPEIIILTTIALILAQIPSIRGISGTQTIGFFLILIFLATIGTLCDLSTLSGLEDLAGTLIVFVGLVVLIHGLVIFGLGALLKIDWDIIAVASQANVGGNTTALASAESLNRPDLLIPGVLVGSLGNAVGTYAGFFIAGLLS, encoded by the coding sequence ATGACTTGGACTCAAGACCCTATGTACGTCAGTGGTATGCTTTGCATAGTTGTACTGTTCTCTGTATGGCTGTCCAAGTATAAAGGGCTTCGCATTATCGGCACTCCCATTTTAGTAATTATAATAACTGCTATTGCTGCAAACATCGGAGTGATGCCCGCAGCAACCAGCGGTAATCCTATTTATACCGGAGTTTTTGTTTACCTGGCACCTATGGGTATTTTCATAGCCCTGCTGGAAGTGGATCTGAGTAGCCTGAAAAAAGTAGGGGCTCCGATTTTGCTGATGTTCGGACTGGGAGCTGTGGGCACCATTATCGGGGTGTTGGTGGCTTGGTTTGTAGTAGAGCCTGGGTCAGAGATAGGCTCTATGGCTAACGCAGTTGCAGGAATGTATACAGGGACATATATCGGGGGAAGTATAAATTTCAATGCTATCGCACTGAGTTTTAAAGTCAATGAGCAGGCGGATCTATATGCCGCGACCACTGTAGTGGATAACCTGATCGGGACTCCCTGGATTATTGCTAGTTTGATTTTGCCAAAATATTTGCAACGGTTTTTCCCGCGAAAAAAACTGATTGACGAGTCAAAAGAGCTTCAAAAAATAAAAGCAGAAGAATCACTCAGTATAGCTGGCTTGGCGGCAATTCTTGGTTTGGCATTTTTGGCTATGGCTATTTCCAAGTTGGTTTATCTATCCTTTCCCAGGATTCCTGAAATCATCATTCTTACCACCATTGCTCTTATTCTGGCTCAGATCCCTTCTATCAGAGGGATCTCAGGGACACAGACCATAGGTTTTTTTCTGATTCTGATCTTCCTTGCCACCATAGGTACATTGTGCGATCTGAGCACCTTGTCGGGACTAGAGGATTTAGCGGGTACTTTGATTGTTTTTGTAGGCTTAGTCGTGCTCATACATGGGCTGGTGATATTTGGGCTAGGTGCGCTTCTCAAAATAGATTGGGATATAATCGCCGTAGCTTCCCAGGCGAATGTGGGTGGAAATACCACTGCCCTGGCATCTGCAGAGAGTCTTAACCGTCCTGATCTTCTGATTCCCGGAGTTCTGGTGGGTAGTTTGGGAAATGCTGTGGGGACATATGCAGGTTTTTTTATTGCAGGATTGTTGAGTTAG
- a CDS encoding glycosyltransferase family 4 protein: MSKRVLIITYYWPPSGGSGVQRWLKFAKYLPEAGWEPVIFTPENPDFDLKDESLEKEVSSQLEVMKFPIWEPYQLLDKLRGKKASHPGRVLEQKEQSLLEKAAIWMRANLMIPDPRVFWVKPSVKFLADLVDKGQFQAVITTGPPHSMHLIGRELKRQKGVFWLADFRDPWSQWEFLDKLPMQAYVRNQHKKMEQSVLKEADVITTISPTFQHDLAQLAHRKVDLLTNGYDTKDIPEDFTLTEKKTNSLHLVYSGIIDSIRNPMPLLKAMREEFSREQEDVKFTFVGRVSDQVCEAISSDPWLATHVDFAGYVSHHEVFDFYNKADGLVLILTNTKNAKGNIPGKLFEYMATTLPILALGDPMGDSAKILEQAEVGSVLDHSDHVGIQVELRKLFERTGKPEMVSSIAHYSRRNLSFQLAKLLDEGSVS, encoded by the coding sequence ATGTCGAAAAGAGTTCTTATAATTACCTACTATTGGCCACCTAGTGGAGGGTCAGGTGTTCAGCGCTGGCTGAAATTTGCCAAATACCTACCTGAAGCGGGTTGGGAACCTGTGATTTTTACTCCGGAGAATCCTGATTTTGACCTGAAAGATGAAAGCTTGGAAAAGGAAGTCTCTTCCCAATTGGAGGTAATGAAATTCCCGATCTGGGAGCCTTATCAGCTCTTGGACAAGCTTCGTGGGAAAAAAGCATCCCATCCAGGCAGAGTTCTGGAACAAAAAGAGCAAAGTCTGCTGGAGAAAGCAGCAATCTGGATGAGGGCCAACCTGATGATACCTGATCCCAGAGTATTCTGGGTAAAACCTTCTGTGAAATTTCTTGCTGATTTAGTGGATAAAGGACAGTTTCAGGCTGTGATTACCACAGGCCCGCCCCATTCTATGCATTTGATAGGAAGGGAATTGAAACGCCAAAAAGGTGTCTTTTGGTTGGCGGATTTTAGAGATCCATGGTCTCAGTGGGAGTTTCTGGACAAGTTGCCCATGCAGGCATACGTAAGAAACCAGCACAAAAAAATGGAGCAGTCAGTATTGAAGGAGGCTGATGTCATCACCACTATTTCCCCTACTTTCCAACATGATCTGGCGCAACTTGCCCACCGCAAAGTAGATTTGCTCACCAATGGTTATGATACTAAGGATATTCCAGAGGACTTTACTCTTACTGAAAAAAAAACGAATAGCTTGCATTTGGTTTATTCGGGGATTATAGATTCCATCCGCAATCCAATGCCTTTGCTGAAAGCCATGCGCGAAGAATTTTCCAGAGAGCAAGAGGATGTGAAATTCACTTTTGTAGGTAGAGTGAGTGATCAGGTGTGTGAGGCGATCTCCTCAGATCCATGGCTTGCCACCCATGTTGATTTTGCAGGGTATGTGTCACATCATGAGGTTTTTGATTTTTATAACAAGGCAGATGGGCTGGTTCTGATTCTCACCAATACAAAAAACGCAAAAGGTAATATTCCGGGGAAATTGTTTGAATATATGGCTACTACTTTGCCTATTTTAGCTTTAGGGGATCCTATGGGTGATAGTGCGAAAATTCTTGAACAAGCAGAAGTGGGTTCTGTATTGGATCACTCAGATCACGTTGGGATTCAAGTAGAGTTAAGGAAACTATTTGAGCGTACCGGAAAGCCAGAAATGGTATCAAGCATCGCGCATTACTCAAGAAGGAATCTCAGTTTTCAACTAGCTAAATTACTGGATGAAGGTTCCGTTTCTTGA
- a CDS encoding enoyl-CoA hydratase/isomerase family protein, translated as MADFKNILTNVKDSVLYLTINRADKMNALNFETLEELRSIFEEVSDNKEIKAVIITGSGEKAFVAGADISEIASLNEVNARKFSESGQEIFSMIENCHKPVIAVTNGYTLGGGCELAMACHMRIATSNAKFGQPEVNLGIIPGYGGTQRLTILIGRGKANELMMTGEMIGAEEAKSLGLVNHVLPTKEDAMLKAEEIIAKILSKAPLAIGMIIDCVNSSFIPDENGYQTEANSFARCVKSGDYKEGTSAFLEKRQPHFKGE; from the coding sequence ATGGCTGATTTCAAAAATATCCTTACTAATGTGAAAGATAGTGTCCTCTATTTGACCATTAATAGAGCAGATAAAATGAACGCGCTGAATTTTGAGACTTTGGAGGAGTTAAGGTCTATTTTTGAAGAAGTATCTGACAATAAGGAGATTAAAGCAGTGATTATCACGGGATCTGGTGAAAAGGCCTTCGTCGCCGGAGCGGATATCAGCGAGATAGCTTCACTCAATGAAGTGAACGCAAGGAAATTTTCTGAGAGTGGCCAGGAGATTTTCAGCATGATCGAAAACTGTCATAAACCTGTAATTGCCGTCACCAACGGCTATACCCTAGGAGGTGGATGTGAACTGGCGATGGCCTGCCATATGAGAATCGCTACTTCCAATGCCAAATTCGGCCAGCCGGAGGTAAACCTCGGAATTATCCCGGGATATGGAGGTACCCAGCGACTGACTATTCTGATAGGAAGAGGCAAGGCCAACGAGCTCATGATGACTGGGGAAATGATAGGTGCCGAAGAAGCTAAATCACTTGGTCTAGTCAACCATGTTCTTCCTACCAAGGAAGATGCGATGCTAAAAGCGGAAGAAATAATTGCGAAAATCCTCAGTAAAGCACCACTAGCCATAGGTATGATTATCGATTGTGTAAACTCGTCTTTTATACCCGATGAAAACGGCTATCAGACTGAGGCCAATAGTTTTGCCAGATGCGTGAAATCCGGGGACTACAAGGAAGGAACTTCTGCTTTTCTGGAAAAAAGACAGCCGCACTTCAAAGGAGAATAA
- a CDS encoding RNA polymerase sigma factor, translated as MGDHVNLLTSNSSKSTKDACADDQALWRSLYKGNNLAFSTLYNRYANPLFNYGMHICYNRDLVKDCIQELFTWLWKKRTSLPGVDSVKYYLFKSFRNILIKEINKDRKFTSEPTESNFSCGEISKEEEIIAMDLLKSNKSKVASALEKISKRQREIVILRFFNEMSYSEISAMMGISSASAHNLISKALQAMKVII; from the coding sequence ATGGGTGATCATGTGAATCTTTTGACTTCAAATAGTTCAAAATCAACAAAGGATGCCTGTGCTGACGACCAAGCATTGTGGAGAAGTCTATACAAAGGGAACAACCTGGCGTTTTCCACGCTATATAACAGATATGCCAATCCACTTTTTAACTATGGAATGCATATTTGTTACAATAGAGATTTGGTAAAGGATTGTATTCAAGAGCTATTTACTTGGCTATGGAAGAAAAGAACTTCCCTTCCAGGTGTAGATTCGGTGAAATATTACCTTTTCAAATCTTTCAGGAATATCCTGATCAAAGAAATCAACAAGGATAGAAAGTTCACCAGCGAGCCAACTGAAAGCAATTTTTCGTGCGGGGAAATATCCAAGGAAGAGGAAATAATTGCCATGGATTTGCTAAAGTCCAACAAGTCTAAAGTCGCCTCAGCCTTAGAAAAAATATCCAAACGGCAGAGGGAAATAGTGATCCTTCGGTTTTTCAATGAAATGAGCTACTCTGAGATTTCTGCTATGATGGGTATTAGTTCCGCTTCTGCACATAATTTGATCTCAAAGGCTCTTCAGGCGATGAAGGTAATTATCTGA
- a CDS encoding NADP-dependent isocitrate dehydrogenase has translation MSSKRKITVAYGDGIGPEIMKATLAILEAAGAELEYDVIEIGEQVYLKGISSGMEPNAFESLRETKVFLKAPITTPQGGGFKSLNVTTRTSFGLYANVRPCKAFSPFIKTHFPGTDLVIIRENEEDLYAGIEHRQTQEVVQSLKLISKPGSEKIIRYAFEYAKKYGRKKVTCMTKDNIMKLADGLFHKTFDEISKEYPDIQTDHKIIDIGTALIADRPETFDVIVTLNLYGDIISDVAAQVTGSVGLGGSANVGEEVAMFEAIHGSAPDITGLGIANPSGLLNGAIMMLVHIGQPEVAEKISNAWMKTLEDGIHTGDIYQEKLSTKKVGTEEFADAVIERLGQLPSSMIPAEFDKDTSPMNVFVSPVTKAKKELIGVDVFVDWDEPGRDPQILGEKLRQANADGLQLTLITNRGIKVFPDGMRESFCTDHWRCRFQNAEQATITHAQVRELLKQVEELGFDFIKTENLYSFDGVRGYSLAQGE, from the coding sequence ATGTCTTCCAAAAGAAAAATTACGGTGGCTTATGGTGACGGGATCGGCCCGGAAATCATGAAAGCTACCTTGGCGATTCTCGAAGCAGCAGGTGCTGAACTTGAATATGATGTAATCGAAATAGGTGAGCAAGTTTACCTCAAAGGCATCAGTTCCGGCATGGAACCGAATGCCTTCGAATCGCTAAGAGAAACAAAAGTTTTCCTGAAGGCTCCGATTACCACACCTCAAGGTGGCGGTTTTAAATCCTTAAATGTCACTACCCGGACTTCTTTTGGTTTATATGCCAATGTAAGACCGTGCAAAGCATTTTCTCCTTTTATCAAGACGCATTTTCCGGGCACAGATTTAGTAATCATACGTGAAAATGAGGAGGATCTCTATGCAGGAATCGAGCATAGACAGACTCAAGAGGTAGTCCAGTCTTTAAAATTGATCTCTAAGCCCGGTTCTGAGAAAATTATCCGTTACGCTTTTGAATATGCCAAAAAATACGGTCGCAAGAAAGTGACCTGTATGACTAAAGATAACATCATGAAACTCGCTGATGGTCTTTTCCATAAGACTTTTGATGAGATTTCTAAGGAATATCCGGATATCCAGACTGACCACAAAATCATCGATATCGGAACTGCTCTGATTGCAGATAGACCAGAAACTTTTGACGTGATCGTTACTTTGAACCTCTATGGAGATATTATTTCTGATGTAGCGGCTCAGGTGACAGGATCAGTAGGACTAGGTGGTTCGGCCAACGTGGGTGAAGAAGTAGCGATGTTTGAAGCGATTCACGGATCTGCTCCTGATATTACTGGGTTAGGCATCGCCAATCCCTCAGGCCTGCTGAATGGCGCAATTATGATGTTGGTACACATCGGTCAGCCGGAGGTTGCGGAAAAAATATCCAACGCCTGGATGAAAACGCTAGAGGATGGGATCCATACTGGTGATATCTATCAGGAAAAACTTTCTACCAAAAAAGTGGGAACGGAAGAATTTGCCGACGCTGTGATCGAAAGACTGGGGCAACTGCCTTCTTCTATGATCCCGGCTGAATTTGATAAGGATACTTCTCCAATGAATGTCTTTGTGTCGCCGGTGACCAAAGCTAAAAAAGAACTGATAGGAGTGGATGTGTTTGTGGATTGGGATGAACCAGGGAGAGATCCACAAATATTGGGAGAGAAGCTTCGTCAGGCAAATGCCGATGGATTGCAATTGACATTGATCACCAATAGAGGGATCAAAGTATTCCCAGACGGGATGCGTGAATCCTTCTGTACAGATCACTGGAGATGCAGGTTCCAAAATGCTGAACAAGCTACAATTACACATGCTCAAGTTCGTGAATTACTAAAGCAGGTAGAAGAACTGGGGTTTGACTTCATCAAGACCGAAAACCTGTATTCTTTTGATGGGGTTAGAGGATATTCCTTGGCTCAGGGAGAATAA